In Mesorhizobium sp. J428, the genomic window GACACATGTCGGAACTCGAAAGAGCCGAACGGCTACAGATCATGTTGAGCGCCGAAGAACTTCGAGCCGTCGAGGACTGGAGGTTCGAGAGGCGCATGCCCAGTCGCGCGGCGGCGGTGCGTGAGCTTTTGCGGCGCGGGCTGGCGGCTGATGGATTCCTGACCGCGCAGGCCGGCGCGAAGTCCCAGGACTTCGGTGTCATCCTCGCCGACGGCTCCACCGACCTCCCCGACGGCTCCACCGACGCGGCTGAGTGACCTGCCGTTTTTGATCTTTCCCATCTTCTAATCGAATTCGATCTTGGCTCTGCACCACCTGCAGTTTGAGTGAGCGGTTAGCTCTAGACAGTTCCATGTTTCGTTTGCGCCGCGGCGACGGCGTTGGCGGGCGATTTCGCTGGCCGGCGCATGCGCTAGACAAAGTCAGAGAGCCGGCGCCTCGATAGAGATCCTCTATCAAGCAACGATTCCGCTTTATTGATTTCCGCGGTTTTGTCTGGCTTCATTGACAGATGGCGCGTGACGGCGCCGGTCCAGGGAGGAACGCTGCCTTGCAGCCGTCAGGTACCCAGATCGAGGTCGCGGATGTGGCCGTGCGGACGGCAGCGATCGTCGCTGCCTGCGAACATCTCGAAGGACCGCTGCTCCCCATCCTGCACGGCGTGCAGCAGGAGTTCGGCTTCGTACCCGGCGAAAGCCTCCCGGTGATCGCCGAGGCGCTGAACATCTCCAATGCCGAGGTCCACGGCGTCGCCACCTTCTATCACGACTACCGCCGCGCGCCGGCCGGCCGCCATGTGCTGAAGCTCTGCCAGGCCGAGGCCTGCCAGTCGATGGGCTCGGAACGCGTCGCCGCCATGGTCAGCCAGGCGCTCGGCATCGGCTTCCACGAGACCGCGAGGGATGGTTCCGTGACGCTCGAGCCAGTCTACTGCCTCGGCCTGTGCGCCTGCGCGCCTGCAGCGATGCTCGACGGCGAAGTGATCGGGCGACTCGACGCCGATGCAATTGACGAGATCGT contains:
- a CDS encoding formate dehydrogenase subunit gamma, with amino-acid sequence MARDGAGPGRNAALQPSGTQIEVADVAVRTAAIVAACEHLEGPLLPILHGVQQEFGFVPGESLPVIAEALNISNAEVHGVATFYHDYRRAPAGRHVLKLCQAEACQSMGSERVAAMVSQALGIGFHETARDGSVTLEPVYCLGLCACAPAAMLDGEVIGRLDADAIDEIVAEVRR